One genomic window of Candidatus Polarisedimenticolaceae bacterium includes the following:
- a CDS encoding arginine deiminase family protein, translating to MLNVRSEVGRLRRVLVHEPGPEVDHMVPAMMEELLFDDILYGDRAREEHGRFRRVLQLLGVEVLDAEDLLTDALADPACRTWALEIVLDGADPGTRRTVAAMAPARLAAAVVGGMRREPIRRGIEAQELFSIVPVPNWCFQRDPQVVLGDGVVFGAMATAARRRESDLARAIFRFHPELSSSPVLHDPAATGGPAGAYLEGGDVLVLSPDVIAVGNSERTNRDGIQAFAQSLRGNDRAPRWLLVVELPKRRAYMHLDTLMTPVDRDACLAYPPVICDDGPERAQVWEMDLRAKSPKFTHRKDLLGSLARRGVGLEPIPCGGDDPVLQQREQWTDGANALAVAPGVIVLYERNQGTIEELERRGWSIVAAEDLLLGRAEIDLDDHRKSCIVLASHELSRARGGPHCMTHPLLRDE from the coding sequence ATGCTGAACGTCCGTAGCGAGGTCGGTCGGCTGCGCCGGGTCCTGGTCCACGAACCGGGCCCCGAGGTGGACCACATGGTCCCGGCCATGATGGAGGAGCTCCTCTTCGACGACATCCTCTACGGGGATCGCGCGCGCGAGGAGCACGGGCGCTTCCGTCGGGTGCTGCAGCTGCTCGGCGTCGAGGTGCTCGACGCGGAGGACCTCCTGACCGACGCCCTCGCCGACCCGGCGTGCCGCACGTGGGCGCTCGAGATCGTGCTCGACGGCGCGGACCCGGGAACGCGGCGGACGGTCGCGGCGATGGCTCCGGCCCGGCTCGCGGCGGCCGTCGTCGGCGGGATGCGGCGCGAGCCGATCCGGCGCGGCATCGAGGCCCAGGAGCTGTTCTCGATCGTGCCGGTGCCGAACTGGTGCTTCCAGAGGGATCCCCAGGTCGTGCTGGGCGACGGCGTCGTCTTCGGAGCCATGGCGACGGCCGCGCGCCGGCGCGAAAGCGACCTCGCGCGGGCGATCTTCCGGTTCCATCCCGAGCTCTCCTCCTCCCCCGTCCTGCACGACCCGGCCGCGACCGGAGGGCCGGCGGGGGCGTACCTCGAAGGGGGCGACGTCCTCGTCCTTTCACCGGACGTGATCGCCGTGGGGAATTCCGAGCGGACCAACCGCGACGGGATCCAGGCGTTCGCGCAGTCGCTTCGCGGCAACGACCGGGCGCCCCGCTGGCTGCTGGTCGTCGAGCTCCCCAAGCGTCGCGCCTACATGCACCTCGACACGTTGATGACCCCGGTGGACCGGGACGCGTGCCTTGCCTATCCGCCCGTGATCTGCGACGACGGCCCGGAGCGTGCCCAGGTCTGGGAGATGGACCTCCGGGCGAAGTCCCCGAAGTTCACCCACCGCAAGGACCTGCTGGGAAGCCTCGCGCGTCGCGGGGTGGGCCTCGAGCCGATCCCCTGCGGCGGGGACGATCCGGTCCTGCAGCAGCGCGAGCAGTGGACCGACGGGGCGAACGCCCTCGCGGTCGCGCCGGGCGTGATCGTGCTCTACGAGCGCAACCAGGGGACGATCGAGGAGTTGGAGCGCCGCGGCTGGTCGATCGTCGCCGCGGAGGACCTCCTGCTGGGCCGCGCCGAGATCGACCTCGACGACCACCGCAAGAGCTGCATCGTCCTCGCGAGCCACGAGCTCTCGCGCGCCCGCGGCGGACCGCACTGCATGACCCACCCGCTGCTGCGCGACGAATAG
- a CDS encoding peptidylprolyl isomerase, whose protein sequence is MKAMRGNVVKLHYILTDDSGEVIENSRPGDDPIEYLHGFGGIIPGLERALEGTETGHRATVRIAPEDAYGKHDPAMIFEVGKDQLPDGMPLEVGIEVESRTPDGTISLVVTEVRENGVVLDGNHPLAGKTLQFDVEIMGIRAATPEEIAHGHVHGAHGHHH, encoded by the coding sequence ATGAAGGCCATGCGCGGCAATGTCGTGAAGCTTCACTACATCCTCACCGACGATTCGGGCGAGGTGATCGAGAACAGCCGTCCCGGCGACGATCCCATCGAATACCTCCACGGATTCGGCGGGATCATCCCGGGCCTCGAGCGGGCTCTCGAAGGAACCGAGACCGGACACCGCGCGACGGTCCGCATCGCCCCCGAGGATGCCTACGGCAAACACGACCCGGCCATGATCTTCGAGGTCGGCAAGGACCAGCTTCCCGACGGAATGCCCCTCGAGGTGGGCATCGAGGTCGAGTCGCGCACGCCGGACGGGACGATCTCCCTGGTCGTCACCGAGGTGCGCGAGAACGGGGTCGTGCTCGACGGCAATCACCCGCTCGCGGGAAAGACCCTCCAGTTCGACGTCGAGATCATGGGGATCCGCGCGGCGACGCCCGAGGAGATCGCGCACGGTCACGTGCACGGCGCCCACGGCCACCATCACTGA
- a CDS encoding SUF system Fe-S cluster assembly regulator: MLRITRQTDYAIVLLTHMATRPMDEIHTAKDAARWAGLPLPMASKILKTLVRAGLVVSHRGVKGGYGLGRRPDRIMIREVVEALEGPIHITDCAQGAGSCEQEQGCPTRVNWQRINAVVREALDGISLLEMIAASPRSGLLRVEAPALHDTRV, encoded by the coding sequence ATGCTTCGAATCACGCGACAGACGGACTACGCGATCGTCCTGCTGACGCACATGGCGACCCGCCCGATGGACGAGATCCACACCGCCAAGGACGCCGCGCGCTGGGCCGGCCTGCCCCTCCCGATGGCCAGCAAGATTCTCAAGACGCTGGTCCGCGCCGGGCTCGTCGTCTCGCATCGCGGGGTGAAGGGCGGGTACGGGCTCGGCCGGCGCCCCGACCGGATCATGATCCGCGAAGTGGTCGAGGCCCTGGAGGGGCCGATCCACATCACCGATTGCGCCCAGGGCGCGGGCTCCTGCGAGCAGGAGCAGGGCTGCCCCACCCGCGTCAACTGGCAGCGCATCAACGCCGTCGTGCGGGAGGCGCTCGACGGCATCTCGCTCCTCGAGATGATCGCGGCCTCCCCGCGATCGGGCCTGCTCCGCGTCGAGGCCCCCGCGCTGCACGACACGCGCGTCTAG